CTGGCAAAAAAGCGGGTCGTCCTCTTTGACGGAGCCATGGGGACGATGCTCATAGGCGAGGGACTCTCCGGAGGAGAAGCACCCGAGATGTGGAACATCCAGAGGCCCGAAACGGTGCGATCCGTACACAAGCGCTATTTCGATGCAGGCTCGGATGTGGCTCTCACTAACACCTTTGGGGGGAACCGACTGAAGCTGAGAAGAGCGAAGCAGGAAAAAGCGGTATTTGAGATCAACACCGCAGCCGTTGAACTGGCCAGATCGGCGAGTCCTCCCGGGAGATTCGTGGCGGGCGATATCGGTCCCTCGGGTGAACTCCTGGCGCCCGTGGGAACAGTCACTCCAGAGACGATGGAGGACGTCTTTGCCGAGCAGGCCGATGCCCTCGCATCGGGGGGAGTGGATTTCATCCTGATTGAGACGATGTTCAGCCTCCAGGAGGCCGTAGCCGCCCTCAGGGGAGCGCGAAGAGCATGTAACTGCCCTGTGGTAGTCTCCATTACGTACGAAAGCAAAAGCAGGGGATTCTTCACCATGATGGGAGAGACACCCGAGACCTGCGTCAAGACACTGCAAGA
The DNA window shown above is from Deltaproteobacteria bacterium and carries:
- a CDS encoding homocysteine S-methyltransferase family protein → MMMQSDGDILTLAKKRVVLFDGAMGTMLIGEGLSGGEAPEMWNIQRPETVRSVHKRYFDAGSDVALTNTFGGNRLKLRRAKQEKAVFEINTAAVELARSASPPGRFVAGDIGPSGELLAPVGTVTPETMEDVFAEQADALASGGVDFILIETMFSLQEAVAALRGARRACNCPVVVSITYESKSRGFFTMMGETPETCVKTLQDEGADGVGTNCTLASGEMILLARVLRESTSLPLIVEPNAGKPFLRGGKTVYDQTPEEFARDIHSMVEAGVDMVGGCCGTTPEFISAVHRALFPK